The Proteus vulgaris genome has a segment encoding these proteins:
- the fbpC_1 gene encoding ferric transporter ATP-binding subunit, whose protein sequence is MTQQHFVELKNVVKRFGSNTVIEELSLSIPQGKMVSLLGPSGCGKTTVLRLVAGLEKPTEGKIFIDGEDVTDRSIQQRDICMVFQSYALFPHMSLGENIGYGLKMLGRPKAEIKQRVTEALELVDLAGFEDRFVDQISGGQQQRVALARALILKPKVLLFDEPLSNLDANLRRSMREKIRELQQQFNITSLYVTHDQSEAFAVSDMVLVMNKGKIMQLGSPQTLYRQPASEFMASFMGDANLFPATLGADYVDIFQYRLPKPDTFNTTKTEVRVGVRPEAITLSQQGEACQQCKIVHVAYMGPQYEVTVEWQNQTLLLQVNATQLQPNVGDSYYLQIHPYGMFILE, encoded by the coding sequence ATGACACAACAACATTTCGTTGAACTGAAAAATGTCGTTAAGCGTTTTGGCTCTAATACGGTTATTGAAGAGCTCAGTTTGTCTATTCCACAAGGTAAAATGGTTTCATTATTAGGGCCTTCTGGTTGCGGTAAAACAACCGTTTTACGTTTAGTCGCAGGACTAGAAAAACCCACAGAAGGTAAAATCTTTATCGACGGTGAAGATGTGACTGATCGCTCAATTCAACAACGTGATATCTGTATGGTGTTTCAGTCTTATGCGCTTTTTCCTCATATGTCATTAGGGGAAAATATTGGCTATGGGTTAAAAATGCTCGGGCGCCCGAAAGCAGAAATCAAGCAACGAGTAACAGAAGCTTTAGAGCTGGTGGATTTAGCAGGATTTGAAGACCGTTTTGTTGACCAAATATCGGGTGGGCAACAGCAACGTGTTGCATTAGCTCGCGCCTTAATTTTAAAACCTAAAGTACTGCTTTTTGATGAACCACTCAGTAACCTTGATGCAAATTTACGTCGTAGCATGAGAGAGAAAATTCGTGAATTACAACAACAGTTTAATATCACTTCTCTTTACGTGACCCATGACCAAAGTGAAGCATTTGCGGTTTCTGACATGGTATTGGTGATGAATAAAGGCAAGATAATGCAATTAGGATCTCCACAAACCCTTTATCGCCAACCTGCGTCTGAATTTATGGCCAGTTTTATGGGAGATGCAAACTTATTCCCAGCCACATTAGGCGCTGATTATGTTGATATTTTCCAATATCGCCTACCAAAGCCAGACACGTTTAATACGACTAAAACAGAAGTCAGAGTCGGTGTTAGGCCTGAAGCGATCACCTTATCTCAACAAGGCGAAGCCTGTCAGCAATGCAAAATCGTGCATGTAGCTTATATGGGTCCTCAATATGAGGTAACCGTCGAATGGCAAAATCAAACTTTGCTATTACAAGTCAATGCCACACAGCTTCAACCTAACGTAGGCGACAGTTATTATCTCCAAATCCATCCTTATGGTATGTTTATTTTAGAATAA
- the afuB gene encoding ferric ABC transporter, permease protein, with translation MSHTLALPEKKRRDPIFLWILIAWMAFALLPSWSLDYGLLDSTADELLTSYGWSSVNISWLWFVLPSLLLFRPLIAPKRENRSRHYFDASFALLCAFITIVSATLEGRGLGYSAIILFISLGMIMKTALTRLEWLGGDSFVIGSLITVVALIGAFIIFPSIAIFIPMFKDSAGNFAPFEFIAILSQAHIVQVMLNSIALSIAVGMGCTFFGLILAIYTSRIAVRSAIIGRVFSILPIVTPPFVVGLGVTLMMGRSGYVTEFLATYAGLENTNWLYGFTGIWLAQVLAFTPMSFMILDGAIKTIHPSLEEASYTLRANRYQTFFNVFLPLLKPALANAFLIVIVQSLADFSNPLVLGGNFDVIATQIYFYITGSQLDYQSASTLGASLLVFSLLVFCVQYMWIGKRSYVTVSGKSYRGDVQPLPSSLIAFVTTVLGIWVVFNILLYGSIFYGSFTVNWGVDYTLTLDNFIKLFGQGMSDGAWPSLLDTLLYAGIAAPITAILGLLIAYIVVRQDFKGKKSIEFTTMLCFAVPGTVAGVSYILAFNDSPFYLTGTAAIVIISMTMRNVPVGIRAGIAGLGQIDKSLDEASLSLRANSMRTIFYVLLPLLRPAILSALIYSFVRAITTVSAIVFLVTPDTRVATAYILNRVEDGEYGVAIAYGSILIVVMLAIIFLFDYLIGEARVSRSKAKNAQ, from the coding sequence ATGTCTCACACACTCGCTTTACCTGAAAAAAAGAGGCGGGATCCCATATTTTTATGGATCCTAATTGCTTGGATGGCATTTGCTTTACTGCCGTCATGGAGCCTTGATTACGGTCTTTTAGATTCTACAGCAGATGAATTGCTCACCTCTTATGGCTGGAGTAGCGTCAATATTAGTTGGCTCTGGTTTGTATTACCGAGTTTACTGCTCTTTCGCCCATTAATCGCACCTAAGCGTGAAAACCGTTCTCGCCACTATTTTGATGCGAGTTTTGCCTTACTTTGTGCTTTTATTACGATAGTTAGCGCAACACTTGAAGGACGTGGTTTAGGTTACTCTGCGATCATCCTCTTTATTTCACTGGGAATGATCATGAAAACCGCCTTAACACGCTTGGAATGGCTTGGCGGTGATAGCTTCGTTATTGGATCATTAATCACCGTTGTTGCTTTGATTGGCGCCTTTATTATTTTCCCTAGTATCGCTATTTTTATTCCGATGTTTAAAGATAGTGCAGGCAATTTTGCCCCATTTGAGTTTATCGCCATTTTAAGCCAAGCCCATATTGTACAAGTGATGCTGAACTCTATCGCACTTTCTATCGCGGTCGGCATGGGTTGTACTTTCTTTGGTTTAATTCTAGCTATTTACACATCACGTATTGCGGTGCGCTCTGCCATTATTGGCCGTGTATTTTCCATCTTACCCATTGTTACACCACCTTTTGTTGTGGGTTTAGGGGTCACACTCATGATGGGACGCTCTGGCTATGTGACAGAGTTTCTCGCTACTTATGCTGGCCTTGAAAATACCAACTGGTTATATGGATTTACAGGTATTTGGTTAGCACAAGTCCTCGCGTTTACACCAATGTCGTTTATGATTTTAGATGGTGCAATTAAAACCATTCACCCGTCATTAGAAGAGGCCTCTTACACCTTAAGAGCCAACCGTTATCAAACCTTCTTTAACGTCTTTTTACCGTTACTTAAGCCAGCGTTAGCTAATGCATTTTTAATTGTTATTGTGCAATCGCTTGCTGATTTTAGTAATCCTCTGGTTTTAGGAGGTAACTTTGACGTTATTGCCACACAGATTTATTTCTATATCACTGGCTCTCAACTGGATTATCAATCCGCCAGTACATTAGGTGCCTCACTTTTAGTATTCTCACTATTAGTGTTCTGTGTGCAGTATATGTGGATTGGTAAACGCTCTTACGTCACCGTATCAGGGAAATCTTATCGTGGTGATGTTCAACCTTTGCCATCGTCATTGATTGCCTTTGTAACAACCGTTCTCGGTATTTGGGTTGTCTTTAATATCTTATTATATGGCAGTATTTTCTACGGTAGCTTTACCGTTAACTGGGGTGTTGATTACACCTTAACCCTTGATAACTTTATCAAGTTATTTGGTCAAGGAATGAGTGACGGTGCATGGCCTTCGTTATTGGATACCTTGTTATATGCCGGCATCGCAGCACCTATTACGGCTATTCTTGGATTGTTAATCGCCTATATCGTTGTGCGCCAAGACTTTAAAGGTAAGAAAAGTATTGAGTTCACAACAATGCTTTGTTTCGCCGTACCAGGAACCGTTGCGGGTGTTTCTTATATTCTTGCGTTTAACGACTCCCCGTTCTATTTAACAGGGACTGCTGCGATTGTGATTATCTCTATGACAATGCGTAATGTGCCAGTAGGGATACGTGCGGGTATTGCGGGATTGGGACAAATTGATAAATCTCTCGATGAAGCGTCTTTAAGCTTGAGAGCAAATTCAATGAGAACCATTTTCTATGTCCTATTACCGTTATTGCGCCCTGCTATTCTGTCTGCGCTGATTTATAGTTTTGTGCGTGCAATTACTACTGTCAGTGCCATTGTCTTCCTTGTTACACCTGATACACGTGTTGCAACTGCTTATATTTTAAACCGTGTTGAAGACGGTGAATACGGCGTCGCAATTGCCTACGGCTCGATTTTAATCGTCGTGATGTTGGCAATTATTTTCTTATTTGACTATTTGATTGGCGAAGCCCGTGTTTCACGCTCTAAAGCCAAAAATGCACAGTAA
- the afuA gene encoding ferric ABC transporter, iron-binding protein has protein sequence MKLKTLSTLVATGLALSAVSLSTNAAGRLVVYCSATNAMCEAETKAFAEKYDVKTTFVRNGSGSTLAKIEAEKRNPQADVWYGGTMDPHSQAGEMDLLEPYVSPNLDQIMPQFRDPAKRKGNYSSAVYVGILGFGVNKDRLKEKGIAIPTCWKDLIKPEYKGEIQIADPQSSGTAYTALATFDQLWGTEQAFDYLKKINTNISQYTKSGIAPARNAARGEAAIGIGFLHDYSLEVENGAPLELISPCEGTGYEIGGVSIIKNARNMDNAKLFVDWTLSKEAQEISWKEGKSYQILTNTTAESSPMALKLSDLKLINYDMDKYGDSDVRKELINKWVTEVKMGK, from the coding sequence ATGAAATTGAAAACCCTCTCTACACTCGTTGCTACTGGCCTGGCACTTTCTGCTGTTAGCTTATCTACAAATGCTGCAGGTCGCTTAGTGGTTTACTGTAGTGCGACAAATGCGATGTGTGAAGCCGAAACAAAAGCCTTTGCCGAAAAATATGATGTTAAAACGACCTTTGTTCGTAATGGTTCAGGGAGTACTTTAGCTAAAATTGAAGCTGAAAAACGTAACCCACAAGCTGATGTTTGGTATGGCGGAACGATGGATCCTCATTCACAAGCGGGTGAAATGGATCTGTTAGAGCCTTATGTCTCTCCTAACCTTGATCAAATCATGCCACAGTTTCGTGATCCCGCGAAACGTAAAGGTAACTACTCTTCTGCGGTTTATGTCGGCATCTTAGGTTTTGGTGTCAATAAAGATCGCTTAAAAGAAAAAGGCATCGCTATTCCAACTTGTTGGAAAGATTTAATTAAACCTGAATATAAAGGTGAAATTCAAATTGCCGATCCTCAAAGCTCAGGAACCGCTTACACCGCATTGGCAACCTTTGACCAGTTATGGGGTACTGAGCAAGCCTTTGATTATCTGAAAAAAATTAATACGAATATTTCACAATACACCAAGTCAGGGATTGCCCCAGCACGAAATGCCGCCCGTGGTGAAGCCGCCATTGGTATTGGGTTCTTACATGACTACTCATTAGAAGTTGAAAATGGCGCCCCACTTGAATTAATTTCACCTTGTGAAGGTACTGGTTATGAAATCGGGGGAGTCAGTATCATTAAAAATGCCCGTAATATGGATAATGCAAAATTATTCGTAGACTGGACACTCTCAAAAGAAGCACAAGAAATTAGCTGGAAAGAAGGTAAATCTTACCAAATTCTCACCAATACCACGGCCGAATCTTCACCAATGGCACTAAAATTATCAGACTTAAAACTCATTAACTACGACATGGATAAATATGGCGATAGTGATGTGCGTAAAGAGTTGATTAATAAATGGGTAACCGAAGTAAAAATGGGTAAATAG
- the uhpC_2 gene encoding MFS-family transporter — protein MSGKNSASINKTYNFWRRNLMLSMIIGYATFYLTRKSVNFVMPVMQIELNLDKGDIGWLASLFYLTYGLSKFVSGVFHDKWGYRWFMGVGLVMTGIMNIIFAYCLSFPALLLVWALNGFFQGFGWPPCARLLTHWYSRNERGFWWGLWNISINLGGMSLPILTAWLATHYSWQVALLVPGIIGIIIGLWLCVQLKGTPVEEGLPTVGVWRRDVFELRQEQASPPKPMLTILKESILFNRMIWLLGFSYILVYLIRMAINDWGNIWLSETHGANLLSANAILSLFEVGGLLGALCSGWGSDLLFRGQRAPMILLFSLGLFTAVAALWLIPIHHYALLAACFFSIGFFVFGPQMLIGLAATEYCHKNAAGTVTGYLGLYAYLGAAMAGWPLSQVMAHYGWTGMFALLTSAAALMGLLLMPLLIADVSKQEHLVGPLSFSDDDTFKRF, from the coding sequence ATGTCAGGTAAAAATTCGGCATCAATAAATAAGACCTATAACTTTTGGCGCAGAAACTTAATGCTGTCGATGATTATTGGTTATGCCACTTTCTACCTCACACGTAAAAGCGTCAACTTTGTTATGCCTGTTATGCAAATTGAATTGAATTTAGATAAAGGGGATATCGGTTGGCTCGCCAGCTTGTTTTATCTGACTTACGGTTTATCTAAATTTGTTTCTGGTGTTTTCCATGACAAATGGGGATACCGCTGGTTTATGGGTGTGGGTTTAGTGATGACAGGCATTATGAATATTATTTTTGCCTATTGTCTTTCGTTTCCTGCACTACTTTTGGTCTGGGCATTAAATGGTTTCTTTCAAGGTTTTGGTTGGCCCCCTTGTGCAAGGTTGTTAACACACTGGTATTCTCGCAATGAACGCGGTTTCTGGTGGGGATTATGGAATATCTCAATCAACCTTGGCGGGATGAGTCTTCCCATTTTAACAGCGTGGTTAGCGACGCATTATAGTTGGCAAGTGGCACTGCTTGTACCTGGTATTATCGGCATTATTATTGGGTTATGGCTCTGTGTTCAGTTAAAAGGTACACCAGTAGAAGAAGGATTGCCTACTGTCGGTGTGTGGCGACGCGATGTTTTTGAATTACGTCAAGAGCAAGCCTCTCCCCCCAAACCGATGCTGACTATTTTGAAAGAGAGCATTTTATTTAACCGAATGATTTGGTTGCTAGGATTTTCTTATATTTTGGTTTATCTCATACGTATGGCGATAAACGATTGGGGAAATATCTGGTTATCAGAAACACATGGCGCCAACTTATTGAGTGCTAATGCCATTCTCTCGTTATTTGAAGTGGGTGGTTTATTAGGGGCGTTATGTTCAGGTTGGGGCTCGGATTTATTATTCCGAGGCCAACGAGCACCCATGATATTGCTGTTTTCACTCGGACTCTTTACCGCAGTAGCAGCACTTTGGTTAATTCCAATTCATCATTATGCTCTGCTCGCAGCCTGCTTTTTTAGTATCGGTTTTTTCGTGTTCGGACCACAGATGTTAATCGGGCTTGCTGCAACAGAATATTGCCATAAAAACGCAGCAGGCACGGTAACTGGCTACTTGGGATTGTATGCCTACTTAGGGGCAGCAATGGCAGGTTGGCCATTAAGTCAGGTCATGGCGCATTATGGTTGGACTGGGATGTTCGCATTATTAACCAGTGCTGCGGCCTTAATGGGACTTCTGCTAATGCCGTTATTGATTGCTGATGTCAGCAAACAAGAGCATTTAGTAGGCCCTCTTTCATTTTCCGATGACGACACATTTAAAAGGTTCTGA
- the nreB gene encoding two-component sensor kinase codes for MAYRYGWQGGVLSALLGSLMITFARQVNGAFNDLRELEMFLTTQAIIGIGLGIAISRQQQLAHNLRHYRLRLEQELQARRELMEQLVHTEEDVKKAIARELHDEIGQNITAIQIQSMLMKKTANNDKTRQTGEQIERLALQIHQSTRQLLRQLRPPVLEEMSLEKALHHLINEFAFNDNGITCNFNYSLDKEPENETIIFTLYRLVQELLNNISKHANATYIEVSLTQNKNRLRLIISDNGIGMLPTSLSTQQSSGFGLRGIEERIRALGGEWEVINHHGTKIIVNLPTNSKENSEN; via the coding sequence ATGGCCTACCGTTATGGCTGGCAAGGTGGCGTATTATCGGCATTACTCGGAAGCTTAATGATTACCTTTGCTCGACAAGTAAACGGTGCATTTAATGACTTACGTGAATTAGAAATGTTCTTAACTACACAAGCCATTATTGGCATTGGTTTAGGGATAGCAATCAGCCGCCAACAGCAATTAGCCCATAATTTACGCCATTATCGATTACGTTTAGAGCAAGAACTTCAAGCCAGACGTGAATTAATGGAGCAACTGGTTCATACAGAAGAAGATGTGAAAAAAGCGATTGCCCGTGAATTACATGATGAGATTGGACAAAATATCACCGCAATCCAAATTCAATCAATGCTAATGAAGAAAACAGCCAATAACGATAAAACGCGACAAACTGGTGAACAAATAGAACGTCTAGCATTACAAATTCATCAATCTACACGTCAACTACTCCGACAATTGCGCCCACCTGTTTTAGAAGAAATGTCTCTTGAAAAAGCCCTTCACCATTTAATCAATGAATTTGCCTTCAATGATAATGGCATCACCTGTAATTTTAATTATTCATTAGATAAAGAGCCTGAAAACGAAACCATAATTTTTACCCTCTACCGTTTAGTACAAGAGTTATTAAATAATATTAGTAAACATGCCAACGCAACCTATATTGAAGTTTCGTTAACCCAAAACAAAAACCGCCTAAGACTGATCATTAGTGATAATGGTATTGGTATGCTCCCCACATCATTATCAACACAACAAAGTAGCGGTTTTGGATTGCGTGGCATTGAAGAGCGCATTCGCGCTTTAGGCGGAGAATGGGAAGTGATCAATCATCACGGCACGAAAATAATTGTTAACTTACCCACAAATTCAAAAGAAAACAGTGAAAACTAA
- a CDS encoding two-component sensor kinase yields the protein MKRGLRFLLQSLFLLLTYSLLWLSLWVIGFYLSKNGQQAALFLPQGLRLALIILLWRRFWLPMLFAEWGLYYWLTQEQLITHAIIYLSPLLSLIIALEVQRIWWRYPLYWQRLTLLIGAVGFNSLLQAFMLGFFINTTSGIFLTSVTGGILLAPFVFLLYEYLRELQSRTLIADGTPDPPLRTSLLMWGFLFCLIGLSAQFFFNT from the coding sequence ATGAAAAGAGGACTGCGTTTTCTTCTTCAATCCCTCTTTTTATTACTTACCTACTCTTTACTTTGGCTATCACTTTGGGTAATTGGTTTCTATTTAAGTAAGAATGGGCAACAAGCCGCCCTTTTCTTACCTCAAGGCTTGCGATTAGCTTTAATTATTTTGCTTTGGCGACGCTTTTGGCTCCCGATGTTGTTTGCTGAATGGGGACTTTATTACTGGCTAACACAAGAGCAGTTAATTACACATGCTATTATTTATCTTTCCCCATTATTGAGCCTAATTATCGCCTTAGAAGTTCAACGCATTTGGTGGCGGTATCCGCTTTATTGGCAACGCTTAACCCTACTAATTGGTGCTGTGGGCTTTAATAGCCTATTACAAGCCTTTATGCTTGGCTTTTTTATTAATACCACCAGCGGAATTTTTCTAACCTCCGTCACCGGAGGGATCTTGCTCGCGCCCTTTGTTTTTTTACTTTATGAGTATCTTCGTGAATTACAAAGTCGAACGTTAATTGCTGATGGCACCCCAGATCCACCACTAAGAACCTCCTTACTGATGTGGGGATTTCTATTTTGCCTTATCGGATTAAGCGCTCAGTTTTTTTTTAACACCTGA
- the uhpA gene encoding two-component response regulator, producing the protein MIKVALVDDHIVVRSGFAQLLMLEPDIHIVGEYSNGQEAWPYLAHDDIDVAVMDLSMPGESGLQLQSRLKQKRPDFRTIILSIYDTPAFVQSALDSGAHGYLTKRCGPEELVQAVRAVHQGGCYLCADAMKALRHTPEKEDALHTLTPREKEIFNLLVQGVNVKTIAIQLNLSHKTVHVHRANVLGKLSCETTIDLVHFALKNQLITGSL; encoded by the coding sequence ATGATAAAAGTTGCTTTAGTAGATGATCACATTGTTGTGCGCTCTGGATTTGCACAATTGCTAATGCTGGAACCTGATATTCATATAGTCGGTGAATATTCTAATGGGCAAGAAGCTTGGCCTTATTTAGCCCATGATGATATTGATGTTGCCGTCATGGATCTCTCAATGCCAGGTGAAAGTGGTTTGCAACTGCAAAGCCGTTTAAAACAAAAACGCCCTGACTTTCGTACAATTATTTTAAGTATTTACGATACCCCAGCCTTCGTTCAAAGTGCGCTAGACTCAGGTGCTCATGGATATTTAACAAAACGTTGTGGCCCCGAAGAGTTAGTTCAAGCTGTACGAGCTGTACATCAAGGTGGTTGTTATCTCTGCGCTGACGCCATGAAAGCATTACGGCATACTCCTGAAAAAGAAGATGCATTACACACATTAACCCCCCGTGAAAAAGAAATTTTTAATCTTTTAGTGCAAGGCGTTAATGTCAAAACAATTGCAATACAACTTAACCTTAGCCATAAAACGGTGCACGTTCATCGTGCCAATGTCCTTGGCAAATTAAGTTGTGAGACAACCATCGATTTAGTCCATTTCGCCTTAAAAAATCAGTTGATCACAGGATCGCTGTAA
- the panD gene encoding aspartate alpha-decarboxylase — translation MLRTMLQGKLHRVKVTQADLHYEGSCAIDQDFMDAAGILENEAIDIYNVDNGERFSTYAICAERGSRIISVNGAAARKAAVGDRLIICSYVQIPDSDARSHKPNIAYFEDNNEMKRIAKAVPVQVA, via the coding sequence ATGCTACGCACTATGTTACAAGGTAAACTTCATCGCGTAAAAGTGACACAAGCCGATCTTCATTATGAAGGCTCTTGCGCGATTGATCAGGATTTTATGGATGCCGCGGGTATTCTTGAAAATGAAGCGATTGATATTTATAACGTAGATAATGGTGAACGTTTTTCAACTTACGCCATTTGCGCGGAAAGAGGCTCACGAATTATTTCAGTTAATGGCGCAGCTGCGCGTAAAGCCGCCGTTGGCGATCGCTTAATTATTTGCTCTTATGTGCAAATACCTGATAGTGATGCGCGTAGCCATAAACCCAATATTGCTTATTTTGAAGACAATAATGAAATGAAACGTATTGCAAAAGCCGTGCCTGTTCAAGTTGCTTAA
- the panC gene encoding pantoate--beta-alanine ligase, which yields MLIIETTLILRREIKRLKQEGKRIALVPTMGNLHEGHLKLIEEARIHADVVITSIFVNPLQFDREADLANYPRTLQEDCELLRDKNVDIIFAPSAKEMYPHGMENQTTVDVPVLSTVLEGASRPGHFRGVTTVVSKLFHLVQPDVAIFGEKDFQQLQIIKKMVSDLCMDISIVPVAIVRDKKGLALSSRNRLLSDSEKQQAPALYQAMQEIAEQLKSGNHDVNQLLQNAKSTLEQQGFRADECFICDADTLTPLTEESRHAVILMAVWLGNTRLIDNQQVNLVY from the coding sequence GTGCTAATTATTGAAACCACGCTTATCTTACGCAGAGAAATCAAGCGATTAAAGCAAGAAGGTAAACGCATTGCATTGGTTCCAACAATGGGTAATCTTCATGAAGGTCACTTAAAATTAATAGAAGAAGCACGTATTCACGCAGATGTAGTGATCACGTCTATTTTTGTTAACCCACTTCAATTTGATAGAGAAGCGGATTTAGCCAATTATCCCCGCACTTTACAAGAAGATTGCGAATTACTCCGTGATAAAAATGTCGATATTATCTTCGCTCCTTCAGCAAAAGAGATGTATCCACATGGCATGGAAAACCAAACAACCGTTGATGTACCAGTACTTTCAACTGTTCTGGAAGGTGCAAGCCGTCCAGGGCATTTTCGTGGAGTAACAACGGTTGTTAGTAAGCTCTTTCATCTTGTACAACCCGATGTGGCGATATTTGGTGAAAAAGATTTCCAACAACTACAAATTATCAAGAAGATGGTCAGTGATTTATGTATGGATATCAGCATCGTTCCTGTTGCTATCGTCCGTGACAAAAAGGGTTTAGCATTAAGTTCACGTAATCGCCTATTATCTGATAGTGAAAAACAGCAAGCCCCTGCACTTTATCAAGCAATGCAAGAAATCGCTGAACAATTAAAGTCTGGCAATCATGATGTTAATCAGCTACTTCAAAATGCCAAAAGCACCTTAGAACAACAAGGTTTCCGTGCAGATGAGTGTTTTATTTGCGATGCAGATACACTCACACCATTAACAGAAGAAAGTCGCCACGCGGTTATTTTAATGGCTGTATGGCTGGGTAATACTCGCCTTATTGATAACCAGCAGGTTAATCTGGTGTATTAA
- the panB gene encoding 3-methyl-2-oxobutanoate hydroxymethyltransferase, whose protein sequence is MKPTTLSTLNRYKQEKKKFATITAYDASFARLFAQEGIQAMLIGDSLGMTLQGHSSTLPVTVEQIAYHTRCVRAGAPNAFLIADMPFMSYSTPEHACLNAGILMQAGANMVKIEGGNWLIPTVKMLAERAVPVCIHLGLTPQSVNVFGGYKVQGRESNEAEQLKQDAIALEKAGAQLAVLECVPVTLAKMITDALTMPVIGIGAGNVTDGQILVMHDLLGLTPQAPKFSKDFLQEAGSLKGAVSLYVQQVEQGLFPQEQHSFN, encoded by the coding sequence ATGAAACCCACAACGCTTTCAACGCTAAATCGCTATAAGCAAGAAAAGAAAAAATTCGCTACGATCACCGCTTATGATGCAAGCTTTGCTCGCCTTTTTGCACAAGAAGGTATTCAAGCCATGCTAATTGGTGATTCGTTGGGAATGACGTTACAAGGCCATAGCAGTACATTACCGGTTACAGTTGAACAAATCGCCTACCACACCCGTTGTGTTAGAGCTGGAGCGCCGAACGCTTTTTTAATTGCTGATATGCCATTTATGTCCTATTCAACCCCAGAACACGCTTGTCTTAATGCCGGTATTTTGATGCAAGCAGGGGCAAATATGGTGAAAATTGAAGGGGGAAATTGGTTAATTCCTACTGTCAAAATGCTGGCAGAACGTGCAGTTCCTGTGTGTATTCATTTAGGTCTAACACCTCAATCTGTTAACGTATTTGGTGGCTATAAGGTTCAGGGAAGAGAGAGCAATGAAGCAGAACAATTGAAGCAAGATGCTATCGCCCTTGAAAAAGCAGGCGCACAACTAGCCGTATTAGAATGTGTTCCCGTGACTCTGGCAAAAATGATCACAGACGCACTGACGATGCCAGTTATTGGCATTGGTGCAGGAAATGTCACTGATGGACAAATTCTTGTTATGCATGATTTATTAGGTTTAACACCTCAAGCACCTAAATTCTCAAAAGATTTTTTACAAGAAGCGGGCTCATTAAAAGGTGCTGTCAGCCTTTATGTTCAGCAAGTAGAGCAAGGCCTGTTTCCCCAAGAACAACATTCGTTTAACTGA
- the folK gene encoding 2-amino-4-hydroxy-6-hydroxymethyldihydropteridi ne pyrophosphokinase, producing the protein MSKQTKRVYIILGSNLNSPENQVNSAIKAISEIPQTTLIAQSSWYRTRPMGPQDQPDFLNVAVAVDTTLTPEALLDNTQAIELAQGRVRKKGNRWGPRTLDLDIMLFGDEIIQTERLTVPHYGLKVREFMLYPLAELAPDLRFPDGELLADRLALVPENGMEKW; encoded by the coding sequence ATGAGTAAACAGACAAAACGTGTTTATATCATTTTAGGAAGCAATTTGAATTCACCCGAAAATCAGGTGAATTCAGCAATTAAAGCAATCAGTGAAATCCCACAAACTACACTGATTGCTCAATCTTCCTGGTATCGTACTCGCCCAATGGGACCACAAGACCAGCCAGATTTTCTTAATGTTGCTGTTGCCGTTGATACGACATTAACACCGGAAGCCTTACTTGATAACACCCAAGCGATTGAATTAGCACAAGGTCGTGTCAGAAAAAAAGGCAACCGCTGGGGTCCGAGAACACTCGATCTCGATATCATGTTATTTGGTGATGAGATTATTCAAACAGAGCGTTTAACGGTGCCTCATTACGGATTAAAAGTCCGTGAATTTATGCTCTATCCATTAGCCGAATTAGCACCTGATCTTCGCTTTCCTGATGGTGAATTATTAGCAGATAGATTAGCGTTAGTGCCTGAAAACGGCATGGAAAAGTGGTGA